Below is a genomic region from Deinococcus reticulitermitis.
TGCGGCGGGGGCGGTGGCGGCGCTGCAAGACCTCGGGGTGGAGGTGCCGGGTCAGGTGTCGGTGGTGGGCTTCGACGGCCTGCCCGAGGTGCCGACCGAGTTGCGCCTGACCACCGTGGCCCAGGACATCCCCCGCATCGCCCACACCGCCCTCGACCTGATCACGGCAGCCATGAGCGGCGCCGCGCCGCGGGGCGAGATCGTTCCTGTTCACCTACTTCCGGGCGGCTCCAGCGCGCCCTATCAAGGAGAATCACTATGAAAAAACTGTTCCTCCCCCTGGCCCTCCTCACCGCGGCGCTCGCCTCTCAGGGCTCGGCCCAGACCACGATCCGGATCAACGGCTACAGCGCCCAGGACGTGGCGATCATGGCCGACCTGGTCAACCGTTTCGTCAAGCCCGCGCTGGCCAAGGACAAGATTAACGTGGTCTACCAGCCTCTGGCCGGCGACTACAACCAGCAGCTCACGACGCTGCTCGCCGCCGGCAACGCGGGCGACGTGTTCTACCTGCCGGGCGAGACCCTCGACGGTTTCGTGAAGACCGGCAAGGTTCTGAGCCTCAACGGTCTGGTCGATACCAAGCCGTTCCTGAAAAACCTGAACTCGGCCTTCGTGCGAAACGGCAAGCAGTACGCGATCTCCAAGGACTTCAACACGCTTACCCTGATCTACAACAAAGACCTCTTCGACGAGGCGGGCGTGGCCTACCCCACCAACAACGAAACCTGGACCACCCTGCAGAACAAGCTCACCACCATCAAGAAGAAGCTCGGCAGCGACTACTACGGCATCTGCCTGGCACCCGAGTACGCCCGCATGGGGCAGTACGCTTTCTCGGGGGGCTGGAAACCGTTCAACGCCCAGGGCAAGACCAACTTGCAGGACCCGGCCTTCGTCGCGGCGTTCAACTGGTTCACTGGCCTGGCGAAAGACAAGGTGGGCGTCACCCCAAGCCAGCTCTCGCAGGGCTGGTCCGGCGGGTGCCTAGAGCCTGTCAGGATTGGATTTGAAACGAAGGGGCACCGTTTCGCTTAGGGCGAAACGGTGGCGTTTTGAGCGTTTCAGCCGCATGCTGAT
It encodes:
- a CDS encoding ABC transporter substrate-binding protein, whose translation is MKKLFLPLALLTAALASQGSAQTTIRINGYSAQDVAIMADLVNRFVKPALAKDKINVVYQPLAGDYNQQLTTLLAAGNAGDVFYLPGETLDGFVKTGKVLSLNGLVDTKPFLKNLNSAFVRNGKQYAISKDFNTLTLIYNKDLFDEAGVAYPTNNETWTTLQNKLTTIKKKLGSDYYGICLAPEYARMGQYAFSGGWKPFNAQGKTNLQDPAFVAAFNWFTGLAKDKVGVTPSQLSQGWSGGCLEPVRIGFETKGHRFA